ggaacagtgtagagggagcattattctgtatctaaccccatgctgtattcGACCTGGcagtttttgatggggacagtgtagagggagcttttctctgtctctaaccctgtgctgtacctgtcctgtgagtgtttgatgggggcaatgcagagtgagctttactcagtatctactctgatggggacagtgtagagggagcttaactctgtatctaaccccatgctgtaactgtcctgggagtgtttgaagggaatagtgtagagggagcaatactctgcatctaaccccgtgctgtacctgtcctgggagtgttagatggggacagtatagagggagctttactctgtaactaaccctgtgctgtacttgacctgggagtgtttgaagggaatagtgtagatggagcattactctgtagcTACtctgtcttactgcagttatacaggaccttgttgagaccacaccgggagaattgtgtgcagttttggtctctgcctAAAAAGGATATAGTTATAATAGAGGAAGTGCAGCGGAGGTTCATTAGACCGGTACAGGGGTTGGCGGATTTTCCTCGGAGGAGAGGTTGGTTCAACTGGGCCTGTACTCTAGTTTAGAACGATGAGCAGAGATCTTATTGGAAGGTATTAAATTCTCAATTAGTTTGAGGATTGAAACAGGGTTATGTGGAGAGCACAGGGCAGtcggattagtttgggaattgatacagggctgtggagaGAGCAGAACAGTGAAATTAGTTTGGGgcttgatacagggcaatggtgagagagtggagcagtgggattaatttgggcaTTGGCACTgggctatggtgagagagtggagcagtgggattagtttggggattgatacagggctatggtgagagagtggagcagtgggattaatttgggcaTTGGCACTgggctatggtgagagagtggagaagtgggattagtttggggattgatacaggactatgtgaagagagtggagcagtgggattagtttgggcatTGGTACTGGGCTATGGGAAGAGCGCAGGATAGTGGGATGAGTTTCTGATTGATACTGGGTTATTggaagagagtgggacagtgggtttaATTTTGGGCTTAATACAGGGCTGTGGCGAGAGCAgagcagtggaattagtttggggatgatacagggctatggggagagagcagagcagtgagattaggcctttgacaaggtaccacatggtaggttgtttCACAAGGTTAAATTGCATGGGACCCAGGGTGAggaagccaattggatacaaaatcggCTTGATGACAGAAGACAAATGGTGTTTGTAGAGAgtttatcaaactggaggcctgtgacctacagtgtgcctcagggatcagtgctgggtccactgttacttgttatttatattaatgatttggatgagaatgtaggaaaggatattattaaaccagaaagagtgcagaaaagatttacttgcAGGCTACCGGGATTTGATTGTGTTATAAGGAGACGTTGGACAGATTGGGACTTTTCTCCCTGGAACATAGAGGCTTgtggggtgaacttatagaggtctaaaAAATACTGagaagcatagataaggtagatactcaacatcttttcccaagggtagaggagtctaaaactagagtacataggtttaaggtgagaggggagagatacaaaagggtccataggggcaattttttcacacacagggtggtgagtgtctggaacgagctgccagaggcagtagtgccagcgggtacaattttgtcttttaaaaagcatttagtcaGTGAtttgggtaagatgggtatagagggatatgggccaaatgcgggcaattgggactggcTTAGTGGTAAAAGCTGGACtccatggacaagttgggccgaagggcctgtttccatgctgtaaaccacCATGACTCTCTGACTTCTAGTTTTGTATTATTTCTTCCTTTTTACATTTAACCTTTCAGGAACTGGTAAGCAGGGGACTGAAAGCCAGTGATTGGGTCAACCACATCTTGGATCTGCTAGACggcagaggaggaggaaaggaCATGTCTGCCCAAGCCACAGGGAAAAACATCAACAGCCTCGACAAGGCACTGAAGCTGGCAACTGACTTTGCTGAACTTAAAATAAAATGAGACctcaaaaacaaactttaaaagtTGCAATTAAATATCACTTGAAAGActgtcctgtttggggggggggggggggggggggggtcaggggcttCTTTGTTCTGGGGGTCAGAGCTGTTGCTGCTGAGGTGGTCGTGTTCTCTACCAGGCGACAAATAGTAATGCTGCCTGTTGATATTAAAACCACGAATGTCCGTCTGAATATGTCAATAGAACTATGTAATTGGTCACATGTTAAATCGTCTACATGTTGCAATGCCTACATTTAGTCTGTCTTTaatggagttttaaaaaaagggaCTGGTCATGATAACATTTGTGCTttttaattcattaaaaaaaacattttcacccacaaACGTACTACAATATTGGTGACTGTACTCATTACTCAGATTCAGAATCACCAGTCTTTAGTTCGCTGCCTGTTATGATCAGTTTACCGCTGCCTCCTGTTACCTAGTGAAATGTTAGCATTTTCCGGAAGACCATAATAATGAAACCTTTATTATATGAACTGGGAATTGTAATCTCACTTGTGGCTCCACATGTATTTCTGCAAATTCCTGAAAGGTAGACAGATTCCACACTTTCACACAGCCTAATCGAAAGCTAgcttttaaataaaagcaaattactgcggatgctggaatctgaaacgaaagagaaaatgctggaaaatctcagcaggtctagggagagaaaatagccaacctttcgagtccgatgactctttgtcaaagctttgaaagctcttttctctccctgcagatgctgtcagtcctgctgagattCGCTAGCTTCTTTTATATGTGTGTGAACTCGGACACTAACATTTATAGTGAATCTCATCTTCTTTCAACTTGAAGACCATAATaccaaggagcagaattagggcacttggcccattgagtctgctctgccattcaatcatggatgatattttctcatccccattcttctgccttctccccatatcccttattaatcaagaaactatcctTATTCAGTAACTCCTATTATTCAGTAACTCTCCTTGTCAGATAGAAAGTCAAAGGTGCTGCACCCGCCCGCTAAGGGGGCAATATTTAACTTGACTGACCACTTCTTCCTCCAAGTCCACAGAGGTCTgaacaattttaaaaacaaaatatgctGGAAATACCCGGGTTAGGAAgcggctgtggggagagaaacaatggttaatgtttcaggcCAATCACATTTCATCGAAGATGATCATTCCTCTGACTGCTACATGACTGGCAaagcatttccagcactttctgtttttattttcagaTTTCTGGAAATCTGCAGCATTTAGTTTCTGTTCATTTCTGGTGTTCATAGTTGAAGTGGTGCACAAGTGGAATCCTGGTATAAACACGCTTGTGACACATCTCCCAGCATTTCGtaaatgtttgtatttttaaaTTCTCTCCCAGTTGTTTATTTGTTGTGATGTAACAACACTGGAACAAACCATAGTGGTAAGGACTGCAGTCAAAAGTTATGGTTTATGTTGGAGCCAGTGATGTAGGCATTGAAAGAGTTGAGGTCCGATCGATAAAGGTTTGGGAGTTAGGAAGTTAAAGAACAAGATTCAAAGGTGATAATCTCTTTTGCACCGACTGCCACAGAGTGGTGAGTAGAGCAGCAGTAGATAAGGcgagttaatgaaatgaaaaatgaaatgaaaatcacttattgtcacgagtaggcttcaatgaagttactgtgaaaagcccctagtcgccacattccggcgcctgtccggggaggctggtacgggaatcgaactgtgctgctggcctgcttggtctgctttaaaagccagcgattagccctgtgagctaaaccagccccataatgtgtggctggagaaatggtTCAAGAGGCAAGACTTTGGACGCCTAAGGCATTGGGACCAAGAGTGGCCTGTACAAGATGGAAGTGTTCAACGGGCCTGGAACCAAAGTTCTCACAGGAAAGTTAACCAGCGCCGTGGGGAAATAGAGGCAACATCAGAATGAAGCATTTGAGCGTAAATAAAGGTTCAGAGTGCACTGGGAGAGATGAACAGCCATTAGAATACACAGGAGTTTGGAAATCCGAAGGATCAGATGGAGGGGGGTAAAGTGGAGCAAACCAAGatgggacaaaaacagaaaatactggacaatctcagaagaTCTGACGGCAACTGTGGAAAGAAAAAGGAGCCAGCgtttcgagtctgaatgactTTTTTAAAGAGATCGACACTGGTCCTAATTTTATTTTCTATGATTCAACTCAAACAACTCGTTTCTTTAGCATTCCATAATTGCAGCGAGCGGAATGATCTGGAATTCAGCAACAGTTCAGTGATACTTCCTCCAACGCTGGTGCTTTAGATGATCGTACCCCCAGATGTAACTGATGAGAACGTAACCAGCCAGCATCATAGCAACACCACCGATCCCACCTCTCCTCACGTTGATGTACTTGTTGTAATACCGGTTATGGCCTCGGCGCAAAGGCGTTAGAATGCCATTGGGTGTGAAATCTCGCCCAGCTTCACGTCCATGAGACGCTTCTCCATGACTGGAACCGGCCTGTCCGCCATCTTCAGCAGCGCctgcctggatgactctttgtcaagatGGTGTTGGACCACTGCTCTGTAATATACATTACTGACGTAGATTTTTGTTGAACAAAACTTCATTGAAAAAATGACGACTTCCAGCGATGATGTTGGGCTGAACTGTCGCACGTCAAGTGACTCtgctgtagggcagcatggtggcacagtggttagcattgctgcctacggcgctgagggacctgggttcaaatcctggtcctgggtcactgtccgtgtgaagtttgcacattctccccgtgtctgcgtgggtttcacccccacaacccaaagatgtgaaaggtaggtagattggccactctaaattgccccttaattggaaaaaataattgagtactctaaatttaaccgTAAAACAATCACTTTTTAACAAAGCTCGCCAAAAATCCCACAGACttgtatggttaatcccacaggagcggggggagacaaaaaaaaaatcaggatagTCACGCACCgtcatagcgacgcaccgactgatCATTGGCGGGGGGGACTTTTACTGTGTACAGAACCGCAGACAGGTCGAACCCCATAATGGGGAATGTCTAGAACATGGCGAAGGAACTCGGTCGCTTTATGgggcagatgggggtggtggccCCATGGAGGTTCATCCACCCAGGAGAGGAGGAGTTCTCTatttccccagtacacaacgtatactcGAGGATTCAAAATTGGTGCTCCTAGGGCTGGTCAAGGCGGAGTACTCTgcaatcgtaatctccgaccacgctccacattaggtggatgtgaggttggagtctGGCAGTGGCCACCGTCCCACGTGGAGGTTGGACGCTGCGCTCCTAGCCAACTAGGCTTCCAGCGAGCGTGTAGCACAGGCCATAGCTGAGTATGTGAAAAACAACCAAAACGAGGAGGTCTCACCCACCACGTTCTGTGAGGCGTTAAAGGCCGTCATTAGAAGGGAAATTATCGCCTTTAAAGCACGAAGAGACAGAGAAGAGAGAGCAGCTAGGCatcagctggtcgactccatactggaggtagactgtaaatactctgaggccctgaccgtagagctcctggcagagaggaaaaagctacaaaaggactttgacctgctctccaagaGGAAAAtggtgcaccaactccaccaggcactGGGAACTGAATATGAACACAGgaacaaagccagctgcctgttggcgcaccagctcaagAAGCTGGCAGCCACCAGCGAGATTGCGCAAATTAGGGACAACAGAGGCACGCTAGAAACAGACCCATACAAGGTTAACAAAACCTTTGAGGACTTTTTACCgtgactgtcccccccccccccccccccccccacaaaaccccAACAGGGGACTCTGAGattaaacagttcctcgatggactggacatgccagttgtgggggatgAAAGAAAACAGGGCATGGAAGCACCACTAGACCAGACgggttcctggcggacttctacaagaTGTTCGTGACAGCACTGGCCCAGCATCtgcgggaaatgttcagactcaTTGGCGAGGGACACCTGCCACCTAGACtcgcacaagcctcaatctcgctaataccCAAGAATGACAAGACCCGACTGAATGtggttcatacagacccatctcattaCTAAACGTAGACGCCAAGATCCTAGTcaaaaggctggaagactgcgtaccagagtaggtcgcagaggatcaaacggcctttgtcaaaggtagacagctaacatcgaacatcgggtgcctgctgaatgtgatcatgaccccatccgagGAGAGAAAATACCTGAGGTGATCGTTCCCCCTGGACCCAGAAAagaccttcgacagagttgagtggaagtacctcatggaggtgctggagtggttcgggctCAGAACAGGATTCACcacatgggtgaagctgctgtacagtgctcccatggcgagtgtacggacaaacaacaccagcttctagctgcacaggggcaccaggcctggatgcccgctgtccctgcTGCTTTTTGACCTAGCGATCGAACAATGACTGATCGCgctcagaacagcaaagaactggagggggatccaaacaGGAGATAGAGAGCATGGCCTGTTCCTCTACATCTcaaacccacaaagcagcatggaatgaatcatcacgctcctgaagagtttggtgccttctcggattacaaactcaacatgagcaaaagcaagatttTCCTGGTGAACACGCAAGGGGGAGGAGCAGCACTGGTGGGACTACCattttaaacaagcccaacacaaattccgctatctgGGAATCCAAATCGCTTATGATGGGAtaggggtccacaaatggaacctggtcAGTCTGACAgacgaagtcaaaaaggacctgcaaagatggaacacacagaAAATCAAAATGAACCTGCAGCCCAGGTACTTCGTCCTActaagatccatcccgatctatatcTCCCAAGGTCTTTTTTAATTAactggacaaattaatcatggcgttATATTTGTAGGGGAAGGAATGCTAGCATcacacagaaaacaaaatccaggggagggctagccctcccaaacctacaattctgtCACTGAGCAGCGACAGTGGATAGAGTgatgggatggataaaggagccagaagctgagtgggtgcgcgcggagaaGGCCTCCTACAAGGGATCTCTCTCCAGGCCTTTCCCATCCTCACCCAAGAAAtattccagcagcccagtggtggtagccattcTCCAGACTTGGAACCAATTATGGCAGCAATTCGGACTGATTGAATGTCCGACAAAGcctccatctgcaataaccacaggttgacaccagcactgactgacgccaccttcaaaaggtggagacaggactggggggggaacattgacagtcagggacctatacacggacggcaggatcacaacactggatgaactgacgggGAGATTCCAGCTAGCAAAgggcaacaaactcagatacctgcagcttaaaaacttcctacggaaggagacaaggacatatccACAACCATCACGATAGACATTATTAGAAGAGCGACTGGACGCAGTCAtcctaggcagagggaactgGAGTGACAAGTATGAACAACTGCGCGAGAGGGCCGAAACCGAACTGGAGGAGACGAGAAAGAAATAGGAGGTTCTAAATTGTGTGGGGATTATGGAGTGAAGccctgcacagggtcaactccacctccacatgcgcgtggctcaacctaacgcagctaaaagtggtacatagagcccacttagccagaacccgaatgagcaggttcttcccggaggtggagaatagatgtgagcggtgccaagaaGGCTCAGCCATccatacccacatgttttggtcttttttatcatagaatgtacagtgcaaaaggaggccattcagcccatcgagtctgcaccggctcttggaaagagaaccctacccaagg
The window above is part of the Scyliorhinus canicula chromosome 9, sScyCan1.1, whole genome shotgun sequence genome. Proteins encoded here:
- the LOC119971507 gene encoding LOW QUALITY PROTEIN: ATP synthase subunit f, mitochondrial-like (The sequence of the model RefSeq protein was modified relative to this genomic sequence to represent the inferred CDS: inserted 1 base in 1 codon) — its product is MADRPVPVMEKRLMDVKLGXDFTPNGILTPLRRGHNRYYNKYINVRRGGIGGVAMMLAGYVLISYIWGYDHLKHQRWRKYH